A region of Chelonoidis abingdonii isolate Lonesome George chromosome 8, CheloAbing_2.0, whole genome shotgun sequence DNA encodes the following proteins:
- the RPL39 gene encoding large ribosomal subunit protein eL39 produces the protein MSSHKTFKIKRFLAKKQKQNRPVPTWIRMKTGNRIRYNSKRRHWRRTKLGL, from the exons ATG TCATCCCACAAGACATTCAAGATCAAGCGATTCCTTgccaagaaacaaaaacaaaaccggCCTGTCCCAACGTGGATTCGCATGAAAACTGGCAATAGGATCAG GTACAACTCCAAAAGGAGGCATTGGAGAAGGACCAAGCTGGGCTTGTAA
- the SOWAHD gene encoding ankyrin repeat domain-containing protein SOWAHD, which translates to MPLGEPQEQILGMVKPGGDIMARMQKEESLEVPKGTEPHVLPEASQSRAEALIDSQAPNPKVQALSSSSAAAAVGNVKLRQSQKRDLIRSMGRGSRGSGNWDVSSDAARLSIGRGSARRRGLKEVLLQSSGAEGAMWLAAAQKIASSSSPAVGMQQELEQRLEQSPEDLSLALDPLEHEWMLTVAQGDPESIVRLLDVDPSLLNRRDFVTGFTALHWLAKHGHHEALIEVITCAEKKGYHADVNIPTASGGLTPLHLAALQGHEMVIKVLVGAYGANTSLRDHSGHKAWQYLRADASRELKELSGALEEDLAQLGVWNANNNCMSSRKAGGSGAEWRTQVFTRLPSFRSMFRQALSFFQDL; encoded by the coding sequence ATGCCTCTGGGGGAGCCACAGGAGCAGATCTTGGGGATGGTGAAGCCTGGAGGAGACATCATGGCCAGGATGCAGAAGGAAGAGAGTCTAGAGGTACCAAAGGGCACTGAGCCACATGTGTTGCCAGAGGCCTCCCAGTCTCGAGCAGAGGCACTTATTGACAGCCAGGCGCCCAACCCCAAAGTCCAGGCGTTATCATcatcctcagcagcagcagcagtggggaacGTGAAACTCCGCCAGTCACAGAAGAGGGACCTGATCAGGAGCATGGGCAGGGGTAGTAGAGGTTCAGGTAACTGGGATGTGAGCTCTGACGCAGCCAGGCTCTCCATAGGCCGGGGCAGCGCACGGCGGAGAGGTCTGAAGGAGGTTCTGCTGCAGAGCAGTGGAGCCGAGGGCGCTATGTGGCTTGCAGCTGCTCAGAAgatagccagcagcagcagccctgccgTGGGGATGCAACAAGAGCTGGAGCAGAGGTTGGAACAGAGCCCTGAGGACTTGTCCTTAGCCTTAGACCCCCTCGAGCATGAGTGGATGCTGACTGTGGCCCAGGGGGACCCTGAGAGCATCGTGAGGTTGCTAGATGTGGATCCCAGCCTGCTGAACAGGAGAGATTTTGTGACAGGGTTCACTGCCCTCCACTGGCTGGCCAAGCATGGCCACCATGAGGCCCTGATCGAGGTGATCACCTGTGCAGAGAAGAAGGGCTACCATGCAGATGTCAACATTCCCACGGCCAGTGGTGGGCTGACACCCCTGCATCTGGCTGCCCTGCAGGGACACGAGATGGTTATCAAGGTGTTGGTGGGAGCCTACGGTGCCAACACGAGCCTGCGGGACCACAGTGGCCACAAAGCCTGGCAGTACCTGAGAGCAGATGCTTCCAGGGAGCTGAAGGAGCTGTCAGGGGCTTTAGAGGAAGACCTGGCCCAGCTTGGGGTGTGGAATGCCAACAACAACTGCATGTCATCCAGAAAGGCTGGTGGCTCTGGTGCTGAATGGAGGACCCAGGTGTTCACCAGACTGCCATCCTTCAGGAGCATGTTCAGACAGGCACTTTCATTCTTCCAAGACCTTTAA